One bacterium DNA window includes the following coding sequences:
- a CDS encoding FKBP-type peptidyl-prolyl cis-trans isomerase codes for MKSLTVFCLLAVSGAGLAFAQAEKPESLEDRASYAIGLNLGRSLVAQGVSVNVDLLSRGVRDAVGGGETLLSDQEMNETMQALQTKVQQEQQAKFAAMAEENRAAGEALLASNAGADNVTTTASGLQYKVLTEGEGGSPAAADQVRVHYEGRLVDGNVFDSSYDRGEPVEFQLGGVIPGWIEALPLMKVGSKWRLWIPSALAYGEQGRPPQIGPNSTLVFDVELLGIVPAASDG; via the coding sequence ATGAAATCGCTGACCGTATTCTGTTTGCTCGCCGTGAGCGGTGCAGGCCTGGCATTCGCTCAGGCGGAGAAGCCGGAGTCGCTCGAAGATCGAGCCAGCTACGCCATCGGCCTGAACCTGGGACGCAGTCTGGTTGCCCAGGGAGTGAGCGTCAACGTGGATCTGCTGTCCCGAGGTGTTCGCGACGCTGTTGGCGGAGGTGAGACCCTGCTCAGCGATCAAGAGATGAACGAGACGATGCAGGCACTCCAGACCAAGGTGCAACAGGAGCAGCAGGCGAAGTTCGCAGCCATGGCCGAAGAGAATCGGGCTGCCGGTGAGGCTCTGCTGGCTTCGAACGCCGGCGCGGACAATGTCACCACGACCGCTTCGGGTCTGCAGTACAAGGTGCTGACCGAGGGCGAGGGTGGAAGCCCTGCGGCCGCGGACCAGGTTCGCGTCCACTACGAGGGCCGCCTCGTCGACGGCAACGTCTTTGACAGCTCCTACGATCGTGGCGAGCCGGTCGAGTTCCAGCTCGGGGGTGTGATCCCGGGCTGGATCGAAGCGCTTCCCTTGATGAAGGTCGGCTCCAAGTGGCGATTGTGGATTCCTTCCGCCCTCGCCTACGGAGAGCAGGGGCGGCCGCCGCAGATCGGGCCGAACTCGACCCTGGTTTTCGACGTCGAGCTTCTCGGCATCGTACCGGCAGCCTCGGACGGATAG